One part of the Musa acuminata AAA Group cultivar baxijiao chromosome BXJ1-5, Cavendish_Baxijiao_AAA, whole genome shotgun sequence genome encodes these proteins:
- the LOC135673485 gene encoding homeobox-leucine zipper protein ROC5-like isoform X3 gives MSFRGLFDGGSGGGDRVVADAPYRSSIAMSAGSISQPFLTSPSLPNPVFSSPGLSLALQTNMEGQGDTAVAGKGGRGEPDSLRRSKEDENESRSGGSDNLEVISGDDFEQENPRKKKRYHRHTPQQIQELEALFKECPHPDEKQRLELSKRLSLEARQVKFWFQNRRTQMKTQIERHENTILRQENDKLHAENLSIREAMRNPICSSCCGPAVLGDVSLEEQHLRIENARLKDELDRVCSLIGKFLGKPISVLAGPVPVSISNSSLELAVGTNAFGGLGSVVTTTLPPVADFAAGLSSPLGTVVTPARNAGTGAIGGGADKSQERFVLLELALTAMDELLKMAQMGEPLWIPGVDGSKETLNYDEYDRSVPCCIGAKPIGFISEATRATGAVIINSLALVETLMDANRWADMFPSIVARSTTTGVISGGMGGSKNGSLQLMQAELQVLSPLVPVRHVQFLRFCKQLADAVWAVVDASIDGIRDSPSAQQTNCRRLPSGCVVQDLPNGYSKVTWVEHAEYDEATVHPLYRPLLRSGMALGAHRWVAALQRQCHSLAVLVSSSLPPGDNTTITPSGRRSMLKLAQRMTDNFCAGVCASSAHQWNKLRGGVDIGEDVRVMTRQSVANPGEPPGVVLSAATSVWLPVAPQRLFDFLRNERLRSQWDILSNGGPMQEMAHIAKGQDTTGIAVTLLRASAVNADQSSMLILQETCTDASGSLVVYAPVDVPAMHLVMSGGDSSYVALLPSGFAILPDGRKAVGSLLTVAFQILVNSQPTAKLTVESVETVNNLISCTVQKIKAALRCEA, from the exons ATGAGTTTTAGAGGATTGTTCGACGGCGGCTCCGGCGGCGGGGATCGTGTGGTGGCCGATGCGCCGTACCGCAGCTCCATAGCCATGTCGGCCGGCTCCATCTCTCAGCCGTTCCTAACCTCGCCGTCTCTTCCCAATCCGGTGTTCAGTTCCCCTGGCCTCTCCCTCGCCCTG CAGACGAACATGGAAGGCCAGGGCGACACCGCCGTCGCAGGAAAAGGTGGAAGAGGCGAGCCGGATTCCTTGCGGCGGAGCAAGGAAGATGAGAACGAGAGCAGATCAGGAGGGAGTGATAACCTGGAAGTAATATCCGGTGACGATTTTGAGCAGGAGAACCCTCGCAAGAAGAAGCGATACCATCGCCACACCCCTCAGCAAATCCAAGAACTCGAGGC GCTCTTCAAGGAATGCCCTCATCCCGATGAGAAGCAAAGGCTGGAACTCAGCAAGAGGTTATCCTTGGAGGCCCGCCAGGTCAAGTTCTGGTTTCAGAACCGGCGAACTCAGATGAAG ACTCAAATAGAACGCCACGAAAACACGATCCTTAGGCAGGAGAATGATAAGCTTCACGCCGAGAACTTGTCGATCAGGGAGGCGATGAGGAATCCCATCTGCAGCAGCTGCTGTGGGCCGGCGGTGCTGGGGGACGTCTCGCTCGAAGAACAGCACCTGCGCATCGAGAACGCCCGTCTGAAGGATGAGCTCGATCGAGTTTGCTCTCTCATCGGCAAGTTCTTGGGCAAGCCTATTTCAGTATTAGCTGGTCCGGTCCCTGTCTCGATCTCGAACTCCTCGTTGGAGCTGGCGGTCGGGACGAATGCTTTTGGCGGTCTGGGCTCGGTGGTTACGACAACATTGCCTCCGGTAGCTGATTTCGCTGCTGGGTTGTCAAGCCCGCTCGGTACTGTCGTTACTCCTGCTAGGAACGCTGGCACAGGAGCCATCGGTGGTGGAGCGGATAAGTCGCAGGAGAGATTTGTACTCTTGGAACTTGCACTCACTGCAATGGATGAGCTGCTGAAGATGGCTCAGATGGGGGAGCCTCTTTGGATCCCCGGCGTGGATGGAAGCAAGGAGACACTGAACTATGACGAGTACGATCGCAGTGTCCCTTGCTGCATCGGCGCCAAGCCCATTGGATTTATCTCGGAGGCGACGAGGGCTACCGGCGCGGTGATCATCAATAGCTTGGCACTGGTGGAGACCCTCATGGATGCC AATAGGTGGGCAGATATGTTCCCTTCGATCGTTGCAAGATCCACCACCACGGGTGTGATTTCCGGTGGCATGGGTGGGAGTAAGAATGGATCACTCCAGCTC ATGCAAGCGGAGCTTCAAGTTCTGTCACCGCTGGTTCCAGTCCGACATGTTCAGTTCCTTCGGTTCTGCAAGCAGCTCGCTGACGCGGTTTGGGCGGTGGTCGATGCCTCCATCGATGGAATTAGAGACAGCCCTTCGGCGCAACAGACCAATTGCCGTCGGTTGCCTTCGGGCTGCGTGGTGCAAGACTTGCCCAATGGTTATTCGAAG GTCACATGGGTGGAGCACGCGGAATACGACGAGGCTACGGTGCACCCGCTGTACCGCCCGCTGCTGCGCTCCGGCATGGCGCTCGGCGCCCACCGGTGGGTCGCGGCGCTCCAGCGCCAGTGCCACTCCCTGGCCGTCctcgtctcctcctccctcccccccGGCGACAACACTA CGATCACCCCGAGCGGGAGGAGGAGCATGCTGAAGCTGGCGCAGCGCATGACCGACAACTTCTGCGCCGGAGTGTGCGCGTCGTCGGCCCACCAGTGGAACAAGCTCCGCGGCGGCGTCGACATCGGCGAGGACGTGAGGGTGATGACGAGGCAGAGCGTGGCCAACCCCGGGGAGCCACCGGGCGTGGTGCTGAGCGCCGCCACCTCGGTGTGGCTCCCCGTCGCGCCGCAGCGGCTCTTCGACTTCCTCCGCAACGAGCGGCTCCGGAGCCAGTGGGACATCCTCTCCAACGGCGGGCCCATGCAGGAGATGGCCCACATCGCCAAGGGACAGGACACCACCGGCATTGCCGTCACCCTCCTCCGTGCTAGC GCGGTGAACGCGGACCAGAGCAGCATGCTGATACTGCAGGAGACGTGCACGGACGCGTCCGGGTCGCTGGTGGTGTACGCCCCGGTGGACGTGCCGGCCATGCACCTCGTCATGAGCGGCGGCGACTCCTCCTACGTCGCGCTCCTCCCGTCCGGCTTCGCCATCCTCCCCGACGGTCGTAAGGCGGTAGGCTCGCTCCTCACGGTCGCGTTCCAGATACTGGTGAACAGCCAGCCGACGGCGAAGCTGACGGTGGAGTCGGTGGAGACCGTGAATAACCTCATCTCCTGCACCGTCCAGAAGATCAAGGCCGCCCTCCGCTGCGAAGCTTGA
- the LOC135673484 gene encoding cytochrome P450 87A3-like isoform X2: MAFLVAMCSAVAVVVLVVLWVYRWRNPRCSIGKLPPGSMGLPLLGETMQFFSPNTTFDVSPFIKDRIKRYGPVFRTSLIGLPVVVSTDPELNRFVFQQEGRLFESWYPETFTEIFGRSNVGSLHGFMYKYLKSLVLKLFGPESLKDLLLRDVETAACANLSSWSRLSSIELKEATSNMIFDLTAKKLISYESSSSSESLRKNFVAFIRGLISYPVDLPGTAYYQCMQGRKNVMKVLKNMLKERRNSPRKQHGDFFDSLIEELNKERSLITETIALDLMFVLLFASFETTSLALTLAIKFLTDHPNVLEKLTEEHDTIIKNREDPLSGVTWMEYRSMTFTFQVITETARLANIVPGIFRKALKDIQINGYTIPSGWRVMVCPPAVHLNPEIYKDPLTFDPWRWKERPELNGGSKHFMAFGGGMRFCVGTEFTKLQMAIFLHCLVTKYRWRAIRGGNIVRTPGLGFPDGYHIQLFPKA; the protein is encoded by the exons ATGGCATTCCTGGTTGCCATGTGCAGTGCAGTGGCGGTGGTCGTACTGGTGGTTCTCTGGGTTTACAGATGGAGGAACCCGAGATGCAGCATCGGAAAGCTGCCGCCTGGCTCCATGGGTTTGCCTCTGCTTGGCGAGACCATGCAGTTCTTCTCGCCGAACACCACTTTCGATGTCTCTCCCTTCATCAAGGACAGGATAAAGAG GTACGGGCCAGTGTTCAGAACCAGCTTGATCGGCCTGCCTGTGGTTGTGTCCACCGACCCGGAGCTCAACCGCTTCGTCTTCCAACAAGAGGGGAGGCTGTTCGAGAGCTGGTACCCTGAGACCTTCACCGAGATCTTTGGCCGCAGCAACGTGGGGTCCTTGCATGGATTCATGTACAAGTACCTCAAGAGCTTGGTTCTCAAGCTCTTCGGCCCCGAGTCCCTCAAAGACCTGCTGCTTCGTGATGTGGAGACGGCAGCATGCGCCAATCTCTCCTCGTGGTCGCGTCTGTCGAGCATCGAGCTGAAAGAAGCCACGTCAAAT ATGATATTTGATCTCACTGCCAAGAAATTGATTAGCTATGAATCTTCGTCTTCATCTGAGAGTTTGAGGAAAAATTTTGTGGCCTTCATACGAGGACTGATCTCATATCCGGTGGATCTCCCGGGAACAGCTTATTACCAGTGTATGCAG GGAAGGAAGAACGTGATGAAAGTGCTGAAAAATATGCTTAAAGAAAGGCGGAATTCTCCAAGGAAACAACATGGAGATTTCTTCGACTCTCTCATTGAAGAGCTGAACAAAGAAAGATCATTGATAACGGAGACCATTGCTCTGGATTTGATGTTCGTGCTGCTCTTCGCGAGCTTCGAGACCACATCTCTGGCCCTCACGCTGGCCATAAAGTTTCTCACGGACCACCCAAATGTACTGGAGAAATTGACG GAAGAGCATGACACAATAATAAAGAACCGGGAGGACCCATTGTCAGGAGTGACATGGATGGAGTACAGATCAATGACATTCACATTTCAG GTTATCACTGAAACAGCGAGGTTGGCAAATATAGTGCCAGGGATCTTCAGAAAAGCACTGAAGGACATCCAGATTAATG GATACACAATTCCTTCAGGATGGCGAGTCATGGTGTGTCCTCCAGCAGTGCACCTGAACCCTGAGATATACAAGGATCCACTCACCTTCGACCCATGGAGATGGAAG GAGAGGCCAGAACTGAATGGTGGGTCCAAGCATTTCATGGCTTTTGGCGGGGGAATGAGATTCTGTGTGGGCACTGAATTCACCAAGCTGCAAATGGCCATCTTCCTCCATTGCTTGGTGACCAAATACAG GTGGAGGGCAATCAGAGGAGGAAATATAGTCCGAACTCCAGGATTAGGATTCCCAGATGGTTATCACATCCAGCTGTTTCCTAAAGCTTGA
- the LOC135673485 gene encoding homeobox-leucine zipper protein ROC5-like isoform X1, producing the protein MSFRGLFDGGSGGGDRVVADAPYRSSIAMSAGSISQPFLTSPSLPNPVFSSPGLSLALQTNMEGQGDTAVAGKGGRGEPDSLRRSKEDENESRSGGSDNLEVISGDDFEQENPRKKKRYHRHTPQQIQELEALFKECPHPDEKQRLELSKRLSLEARQVKFWFQNRRTQMKTQIERHENTILRQENDKLHAENLSIREAMRNPICSSCCGPAVLGDVSLEEQHLRIENARLKDELDRVCSLIGKFLGKPISVLAGPVPVSISNSSLELAVGTNAFGGLGSVVTTTLPPVADFAAGLSSPLGTVVTPARNAGTGAIGGGADKSQERFVLLELALTAMDELLKMAQMGEPLWIPGVDGSKETLNYDEYDRSVPCCIGAKPIGFISEATRATGAVIINSLALVETLMDANRWADMFPSIVARSTTTGVISGGMGGSKNGSLQLVSSWHSDMQAELQVLSPLVPVRHVQFLRFCKQLADAVWAVVDASIDGIRDSPSAQQTNCRRLPSGCVVQDLPNGYSKVTWVEHAEYDEATVHPLYRPLLRSGMALGAHRWVAALQRQCHSLAVLVSSSLPPGDNTTITPSGRRSMLKLAQRMTDNFCAGVCASSAHQWNKLRGGVDIGEDVRVMTRQSVANPGEPPGVVLSAATSVWLPVAPQRLFDFLRNERLRSQWDILSNGGPMQEMAHIAKGQDTTGIAVTLLRASAVNADQSSMLILQETCTDASGSLVVYAPVDVPAMHLVMSGGDSSYVALLPSGFAILPDGRKAVGSLLTVAFQILVNSQPTAKLTVESVETVNNLISCTVQKIKAALRCEA; encoded by the exons ATGAGTTTTAGAGGATTGTTCGACGGCGGCTCCGGCGGCGGGGATCGTGTGGTGGCCGATGCGCCGTACCGCAGCTCCATAGCCATGTCGGCCGGCTCCATCTCTCAGCCGTTCCTAACCTCGCCGTCTCTTCCCAATCCGGTGTTCAGTTCCCCTGGCCTCTCCCTCGCCCTG CAGACGAACATGGAAGGCCAGGGCGACACCGCCGTCGCAGGAAAAGGTGGAAGAGGCGAGCCGGATTCCTTGCGGCGGAGCAAGGAAGATGAGAACGAGAGCAGATCAGGAGGGAGTGATAACCTGGAAGTAATATCCGGTGACGATTTTGAGCAGGAGAACCCTCGCAAGAAGAAGCGATACCATCGCCACACCCCTCAGCAAATCCAAGAACTCGAGGC GCTCTTCAAGGAATGCCCTCATCCCGATGAGAAGCAAAGGCTGGAACTCAGCAAGAGGTTATCCTTGGAGGCCCGCCAGGTCAAGTTCTGGTTTCAGAACCGGCGAACTCAGATGAAG ACTCAAATAGAACGCCACGAAAACACGATCCTTAGGCAGGAGAATGATAAGCTTCACGCCGAGAACTTGTCGATCAGGGAGGCGATGAGGAATCCCATCTGCAGCAGCTGCTGTGGGCCGGCGGTGCTGGGGGACGTCTCGCTCGAAGAACAGCACCTGCGCATCGAGAACGCCCGTCTGAAGGATGAGCTCGATCGAGTTTGCTCTCTCATCGGCAAGTTCTTGGGCAAGCCTATTTCAGTATTAGCTGGTCCGGTCCCTGTCTCGATCTCGAACTCCTCGTTGGAGCTGGCGGTCGGGACGAATGCTTTTGGCGGTCTGGGCTCGGTGGTTACGACAACATTGCCTCCGGTAGCTGATTTCGCTGCTGGGTTGTCAAGCCCGCTCGGTACTGTCGTTACTCCTGCTAGGAACGCTGGCACAGGAGCCATCGGTGGTGGAGCGGATAAGTCGCAGGAGAGATTTGTACTCTTGGAACTTGCACTCACTGCAATGGATGAGCTGCTGAAGATGGCTCAGATGGGGGAGCCTCTTTGGATCCCCGGCGTGGATGGAAGCAAGGAGACACTGAACTATGACGAGTACGATCGCAGTGTCCCTTGCTGCATCGGCGCCAAGCCCATTGGATTTATCTCGGAGGCGACGAGGGCTACCGGCGCGGTGATCATCAATAGCTTGGCACTGGTGGAGACCCTCATGGATGCC AATAGGTGGGCAGATATGTTCCCTTCGATCGTTGCAAGATCCACCACCACGGGTGTGATTTCCGGTGGCATGGGTGGGAGTAAGAATGGATCACTCCAGCTCGTGAGTTCATGGCATTCGGAT ATGCAAGCGGAGCTTCAAGTTCTGTCACCGCTGGTTCCAGTCCGACATGTTCAGTTCCTTCGGTTCTGCAAGCAGCTCGCTGACGCGGTTTGGGCGGTGGTCGATGCCTCCATCGATGGAATTAGAGACAGCCCTTCGGCGCAACAGACCAATTGCCGTCGGTTGCCTTCGGGCTGCGTGGTGCAAGACTTGCCCAATGGTTATTCGAAG GTCACATGGGTGGAGCACGCGGAATACGACGAGGCTACGGTGCACCCGCTGTACCGCCCGCTGCTGCGCTCCGGCATGGCGCTCGGCGCCCACCGGTGGGTCGCGGCGCTCCAGCGCCAGTGCCACTCCCTGGCCGTCctcgtctcctcctccctcccccccGGCGACAACACTA CGATCACCCCGAGCGGGAGGAGGAGCATGCTGAAGCTGGCGCAGCGCATGACCGACAACTTCTGCGCCGGAGTGTGCGCGTCGTCGGCCCACCAGTGGAACAAGCTCCGCGGCGGCGTCGACATCGGCGAGGACGTGAGGGTGATGACGAGGCAGAGCGTGGCCAACCCCGGGGAGCCACCGGGCGTGGTGCTGAGCGCCGCCACCTCGGTGTGGCTCCCCGTCGCGCCGCAGCGGCTCTTCGACTTCCTCCGCAACGAGCGGCTCCGGAGCCAGTGGGACATCCTCTCCAACGGCGGGCCCATGCAGGAGATGGCCCACATCGCCAAGGGACAGGACACCACCGGCATTGCCGTCACCCTCCTCCGTGCTAGC GCGGTGAACGCGGACCAGAGCAGCATGCTGATACTGCAGGAGACGTGCACGGACGCGTCCGGGTCGCTGGTGGTGTACGCCCCGGTGGACGTGCCGGCCATGCACCTCGTCATGAGCGGCGGCGACTCCTCCTACGTCGCGCTCCTCCCGTCCGGCTTCGCCATCCTCCCCGACGGTCGTAAGGCGGTAGGCTCGCTCCTCACGGTCGCGTTCCAGATACTGGTGAACAGCCAGCCGACGGCGAAGCTGACGGTGGAGTCGGTGGAGACCGTGAATAACCTCATCTCCTGCACCGTCCAGAAGATCAAGGCCGCCCTCCGCTGCGAAGCTTGA
- the LOC135673484 gene encoding cytochrome P450 87A3-like isoform X1, with protein sequence MAFLVAMCSAVAVVVLVVLWVYRWRNPRCSIGKLPPGSMGLPLLGETMQFFSPNTTFDVSPFIKDRIKRYGPVFRTSLIGLPVVVSTDPELNRFVFQQEGRLFESWYPETFTEIFGRSNVGSLHGFMYKYLKSLVLKLFGPESLKDLLLRDVETAACANLSSWSRLSSIELKEATSNMIFDLTAKKLISYESSSSSESLRKNFVAFIRGLISYPVDLPGTAYYQCMQGRKNVMKVLKNMLKERRNSPRKQHGDFFDSLIEELNKERSLITETIALDLMFVLLFASFETTSLALTLAIKFLTDHPNVLEKLTEEHDTIIKNREDPLSGVTWMEYRSMTFTFQVITETARLANIVPGIFRKALKDIQINGYTIPSGWRVMVCPPAVHLNPEIYKDPLTFDPWRWKERPELNGGSKHFMAFGGGMRFCVGTEFTKLQMAIFLHCLVTKYRDNSTIKDKIQMPMKLARFKLHNTVSICLPELEVDDEVVHGTL encoded by the exons ATGGCATTCCTGGTTGCCATGTGCAGTGCAGTGGCGGTGGTCGTACTGGTGGTTCTCTGGGTTTACAGATGGAGGAACCCGAGATGCAGCATCGGAAAGCTGCCGCCTGGCTCCATGGGTTTGCCTCTGCTTGGCGAGACCATGCAGTTCTTCTCGCCGAACACCACTTTCGATGTCTCTCCCTTCATCAAGGACAGGATAAAGAG GTACGGGCCAGTGTTCAGAACCAGCTTGATCGGCCTGCCTGTGGTTGTGTCCACCGACCCGGAGCTCAACCGCTTCGTCTTCCAACAAGAGGGGAGGCTGTTCGAGAGCTGGTACCCTGAGACCTTCACCGAGATCTTTGGCCGCAGCAACGTGGGGTCCTTGCATGGATTCATGTACAAGTACCTCAAGAGCTTGGTTCTCAAGCTCTTCGGCCCCGAGTCCCTCAAAGACCTGCTGCTTCGTGATGTGGAGACGGCAGCATGCGCCAATCTCTCCTCGTGGTCGCGTCTGTCGAGCATCGAGCTGAAAGAAGCCACGTCAAAT ATGATATTTGATCTCACTGCCAAGAAATTGATTAGCTATGAATCTTCGTCTTCATCTGAGAGTTTGAGGAAAAATTTTGTGGCCTTCATACGAGGACTGATCTCATATCCGGTGGATCTCCCGGGAACAGCTTATTACCAGTGTATGCAG GGAAGGAAGAACGTGATGAAAGTGCTGAAAAATATGCTTAAAGAAAGGCGGAATTCTCCAAGGAAACAACATGGAGATTTCTTCGACTCTCTCATTGAAGAGCTGAACAAAGAAAGATCATTGATAACGGAGACCATTGCTCTGGATTTGATGTTCGTGCTGCTCTTCGCGAGCTTCGAGACCACATCTCTGGCCCTCACGCTGGCCATAAAGTTTCTCACGGACCACCCAAATGTACTGGAGAAATTGACG GAAGAGCATGACACAATAATAAAGAACCGGGAGGACCCATTGTCAGGAGTGACATGGATGGAGTACAGATCAATGACATTCACATTTCAG GTTATCACTGAAACAGCGAGGTTGGCAAATATAGTGCCAGGGATCTTCAGAAAAGCACTGAAGGACATCCAGATTAATG GATACACAATTCCTTCAGGATGGCGAGTCATGGTGTGTCCTCCAGCAGTGCACCTGAACCCTGAGATATACAAGGATCCACTCACCTTCGACCCATGGAGATGGAAG GAGAGGCCAGAACTGAATGGTGGGTCCAAGCATTTCATGGCTTTTGGCGGGGGAATGAGATTCTGTGTGGGCACTGAATTCACCAAGCTGCAAATGGCCATCTTCCTCCATTGCTTGGTGACCAAATACAG ggataattctacaataaaagatAAAATCCAGATGCCAATGAAGCTAGCTAGATTCAAACTGCACAATACTGTATCAATCTGTCTTCCTGAGCTCGAGGTTGATGATGAGGTGGTCCACGGCACACTGTAA
- the LOC135673486 gene encoding uncharacterized protein LOC135673486 gives MAKLYVQAVPPVDMNKNTEWFMYPGVWTTYILILFFSWLVFLSIFGCNPGTAWTIVNLVHFAITYHFFHWKKGTPFSDDQGIYNSLTWWEQIDNGKQLTRNRKFLTVVPVVLYLIASHTTDYRHPMLFLNTVAVIVLVIAKLPNMHKVRIFGINAGH, from the exons ATGGCGAAACTCTACGTGCAGGCGGTGCCACCGGTGGACATGAACAAGAACACGGAGTGGTTCATGTACCCTGGGGTTTGGACCACCTACATCCTCATCCTTTTCTTCTCCTGGCTTGTCTTCCTCTCCATCTTCGGCTGCAACCCGGGCACGGCCTGGACCATCGTCAATCTCGTCCACTTTGCc ATAACCTACCACTTTTTCCATTGGAAGAAGGGAACACCATTCTCTGATGACCAGGGAATCTACAATAGCTTGACTTGGTGGGAGCAGATAGACAATGGCAAACAGCTTACACGTAATCGGAAGTTCTTGACTGTTGTCCCTGTTGTTCT GTACTTGATAGCCTCACACACAACTGATTACCGGCATCCGATGCTTTTCCTGAATACAGTTGCAGTGATTGTGCTGGTCATTGCCAAATTGCCTAACATGCACAAAGTACGGATATTTGGCATCAATGCAGGCCACTGA
- the LOC135673485 gene encoding homeobox-leucine zipper protein ROC5-like isoform X2 — protein sequence MSFRGLFDGGSGGGDRVVADAPYRSSIAMSAGSISQPFLTSPSLPNPVFSSPGLSLALTNMEGQGDTAVAGKGGRGEPDSLRRSKEDENESRSGGSDNLEVISGDDFEQENPRKKKRYHRHTPQQIQELEALFKECPHPDEKQRLELSKRLSLEARQVKFWFQNRRTQMKTQIERHENTILRQENDKLHAENLSIREAMRNPICSSCCGPAVLGDVSLEEQHLRIENARLKDELDRVCSLIGKFLGKPISVLAGPVPVSISNSSLELAVGTNAFGGLGSVVTTTLPPVADFAAGLSSPLGTVVTPARNAGTGAIGGGADKSQERFVLLELALTAMDELLKMAQMGEPLWIPGVDGSKETLNYDEYDRSVPCCIGAKPIGFISEATRATGAVIINSLALVETLMDANRWADMFPSIVARSTTTGVISGGMGGSKNGSLQLVSSWHSDMQAELQVLSPLVPVRHVQFLRFCKQLADAVWAVVDASIDGIRDSPSAQQTNCRRLPSGCVVQDLPNGYSKVTWVEHAEYDEATVHPLYRPLLRSGMALGAHRWVAALQRQCHSLAVLVSSSLPPGDNTTITPSGRRSMLKLAQRMTDNFCAGVCASSAHQWNKLRGGVDIGEDVRVMTRQSVANPGEPPGVVLSAATSVWLPVAPQRLFDFLRNERLRSQWDILSNGGPMQEMAHIAKGQDTTGIAVTLLRASAVNADQSSMLILQETCTDASGSLVVYAPVDVPAMHLVMSGGDSSYVALLPSGFAILPDGRKAVGSLLTVAFQILVNSQPTAKLTVESVETVNNLISCTVQKIKAALRCEA from the exons ATGAGTTTTAGAGGATTGTTCGACGGCGGCTCCGGCGGCGGGGATCGTGTGGTGGCCGATGCGCCGTACCGCAGCTCCATAGCCATGTCGGCCGGCTCCATCTCTCAGCCGTTCCTAACCTCGCCGTCTCTTCCCAATCCGGTGTTCAGTTCCCCTGGCCTCTCCCTCGCCCTG ACGAACATGGAAGGCCAGGGCGACACCGCCGTCGCAGGAAAAGGTGGAAGAGGCGAGCCGGATTCCTTGCGGCGGAGCAAGGAAGATGAGAACGAGAGCAGATCAGGAGGGAGTGATAACCTGGAAGTAATATCCGGTGACGATTTTGAGCAGGAGAACCCTCGCAAGAAGAAGCGATACCATCGCCACACCCCTCAGCAAATCCAAGAACTCGAGGC GCTCTTCAAGGAATGCCCTCATCCCGATGAGAAGCAAAGGCTGGAACTCAGCAAGAGGTTATCCTTGGAGGCCCGCCAGGTCAAGTTCTGGTTTCAGAACCGGCGAACTCAGATGAAG ACTCAAATAGAACGCCACGAAAACACGATCCTTAGGCAGGAGAATGATAAGCTTCACGCCGAGAACTTGTCGATCAGGGAGGCGATGAGGAATCCCATCTGCAGCAGCTGCTGTGGGCCGGCGGTGCTGGGGGACGTCTCGCTCGAAGAACAGCACCTGCGCATCGAGAACGCCCGTCTGAAGGATGAGCTCGATCGAGTTTGCTCTCTCATCGGCAAGTTCTTGGGCAAGCCTATTTCAGTATTAGCTGGTCCGGTCCCTGTCTCGATCTCGAACTCCTCGTTGGAGCTGGCGGTCGGGACGAATGCTTTTGGCGGTCTGGGCTCGGTGGTTACGACAACATTGCCTCCGGTAGCTGATTTCGCTGCTGGGTTGTCAAGCCCGCTCGGTACTGTCGTTACTCCTGCTAGGAACGCTGGCACAGGAGCCATCGGTGGTGGAGCGGATAAGTCGCAGGAGAGATTTGTACTCTTGGAACTTGCACTCACTGCAATGGATGAGCTGCTGAAGATGGCTCAGATGGGGGAGCCTCTTTGGATCCCCGGCGTGGATGGAAGCAAGGAGACACTGAACTATGACGAGTACGATCGCAGTGTCCCTTGCTGCATCGGCGCCAAGCCCATTGGATTTATCTCGGAGGCGACGAGGGCTACCGGCGCGGTGATCATCAATAGCTTGGCACTGGTGGAGACCCTCATGGATGCC AATAGGTGGGCAGATATGTTCCCTTCGATCGTTGCAAGATCCACCACCACGGGTGTGATTTCCGGTGGCATGGGTGGGAGTAAGAATGGATCACTCCAGCTCGTGAGTTCATGGCATTCGGAT ATGCAAGCGGAGCTTCAAGTTCTGTCACCGCTGGTTCCAGTCCGACATGTTCAGTTCCTTCGGTTCTGCAAGCAGCTCGCTGACGCGGTTTGGGCGGTGGTCGATGCCTCCATCGATGGAATTAGAGACAGCCCTTCGGCGCAACAGACCAATTGCCGTCGGTTGCCTTCGGGCTGCGTGGTGCAAGACTTGCCCAATGGTTATTCGAAG GTCACATGGGTGGAGCACGCGGAATACGACGAGGCTACGGTGCACCCGCTGTACCGCCCGCTGCTGCGCTCCGGCATGGCGCTCGGCGCCCACCGGTGGGTCGCGGCGCTCCAGCGCCAGTGCCACTCCCTGGCCGTCctcgtctcctcctccctcccccccGGCGACAACACTA CGATCACCCCGAGCGGGAGGAGGAGCATGCTGAAGCTGGCGCAGCGCATGACCGACAACTTCTGCGCCGGAGTGTGCGCGTCGTCGGCCCACCAGTGGAACAAGCTCCGCGGCGGCGTCGACATCGGCGAGGACGTGAGGGTGATGACGAGGCAGAGCGTGGCCAACCCCGGGGAGCCACCGGGCGTGGTGCTGAGCGCCGCCACCTCGGTGTGGCTCCCCGTCGCGCCGCAGCGGCTCTTCGACTTCCTCCGCAACGAGCGGCTCCGGAGCCAGTGGGACATCCTCTCCAACGGCGGGCCCATGCAGGAGATGGCCCACATCGCCAAGGGACAGGACACCACCGGCATTGCCGTCACCCTCCTCCGTGCTAGC GCGGTGAACGCGGACCAGAGCAGCATGCTGATACTGCAGGAGACGTGCACGGACGCGTCCGGGTCGCTGGTGGTGTACGCCCCGGTGGACGTGCCGGCCATGCACCTCGTCATGAGCGGCGGCGACTCCTCCTACGTCGCGCTCCTCCCGTCCGGCTTCGCCATCCTCCCCGACGGTCGTAAGGCGGTAGGCTCGCTCCTCACGGTCGCGTTCCAGATACTGGTGAACAGCCAGCCGACGGCGAAGCTGACGGTGGAGTCGGTGGAGACCGTGAATAACCTCATCTCCTGCACCGTCCAGAAGATCAAGGCCGCCCTCCGCTGCGAAGCTTGA